One stretch of Eupeodes corollae chromosome 2, idEupCoro1.1, whole genome shotgun sequence DNA includes these proteins:
- the LOC129945525 gene encoding rab11 family-interacting protein 1 yields MWSPTHIQVTVQKAKGLLTKGKNGTNNCFVTIALGKEKYQTSVKEKATENVDWHEECELKIPDQGNRAELILTCLHRNNLSIDEFLGQVTLPLNEMDVYDRPRSKWFKLESKPGKEKKKERGELEARITFIVKSGSLTDLSKKEKHKSSIGQLANSVGGSLLSIGTIEKRKGIKKFAKSLGSKMHLNGKKKNKDNIEGDVDSTSGSFASIGTPNSNPGLRRYGQRVGEADPGVISEDEDEFVFDTLSHKSSGSSLNIRGTQSYQRNVPSPLISKEKEIDTTFYSSSNSPPTKPPRNQNEQQLDEWEAKLYGKHLDIGSTDSLKRRSWENSRVPLPANNEEPLRQTESVEKITEQLNTSQPSRKPSPIPVVYEKPSLEFEMDESTHPSTAPNTPVFKSKSKESLRDNSPYRGSDEIPTAMPRSSTMECLTDNNKNSSSVHNSKEMDVSKEKTEKKQRFSKFKYFNKRDKHDSQDELSSSPKVNERIIIGHEKSQTPRSEVSAALAKKYEGKSREELMLLANGMEHEALIQRQRVKELEDYLDNLLLRVMETHPKILQNPYSRTTSTKSG; encoded by the exons ATTCAAGTAACTG TTCAAAAAGCTAAGGGTTTGTTGACCAAGGGCAAAAATGGTACAAACAATTGCTTCGTCACAATTGCACTGGGCAAAGAGAAATACCAAACATCGGTCAAGGAGAAGGCCACCGAGAACGTTGACTGGCACGAAGAATGTGAATT aaaaattCCGGATCAAGGTAACAGAGCGGAGCTGATTTTGACGTGTTTGCATCGAAATAACCTTAGTATAGATGAGTTTTTGGGTCAAGTCACACTCCCCCTCAACGAAATGGATGTATACGATCGTCCCAGGTCGAAATGGTTCAAACTCGAGAGTAAACCTGgcaaagagaaaaagaaagagCGCGGAGAACTTGAAGCCAGAATAACATTTATAGTTAAGTCAGGCTCATTAACCGATTTGAGCAAGAAAGAAAAGCATAAGTCTTCCATAGGACAGCTGGCGAATTCCGTGGGTGGAAGTTTGCTTAGTATTGGAACAATTGAAAAGCGTAAAGGTATTAAGAAATTCGCCAAGTCATTGGGCTCAAAAATGCACTTAAATGGTAAGAAGAAGAACAAAGATAATATTGAGGGTGATGTTGATTCGACGAGTGGAAGCTTCGCCAGTATTGGAACACCAAACAGTAATCCCGGGCTAAGAAGGTATGGACAACGAGTCGGCGAAGCTGATCCCGGAGTTATAAGTGAAGATGAAGATGAGTTTGTGTTTGATACCCTATCCCATAAGAGCTCTGGTAGTTCATTAAATATCCGTGGCACACAATCGTATCAGCGGAATGTCCCATCGCCATTAATTTCAAAGGAAAAAGAAATTGATACAACTTTCTACTCTTCTTCCAACTCACCACCAACCAAACCTCCACGCAATCAAAACGAGCAGCAGCTCGACGAATGGGAGGCAAAACTCTATGGCAAGCATCTAGATATAGGTAGTACAGATTCGTTGAAACGTCGCTCCTGGGAAAACTCCAGAGTTCCACTGCCAGCAAACAATGAAGAACCACTACGACAAACCGAATCGGTTGAAAAAATCACAGAACAATTAAACACATCACAACCTAGCCGAAAACCATCACCGATTCCTGTCGTTTATGAAAAACCATCTCTTGAATTCGAAATGGATGAGAGCACTCATCCATCAACTGCTCCAAACACACCTGTTTTCAAGTCAAAGTCCAAAGAGAGCCTTAGGGATAATAGTCCATACAGAGGATCAGATGAGATACCAACTGCAATGCCCCGCAGCTCAACCATGGAATGTTTGAccgataataataaaaattcttcttctGTTCATAATAGTAAAGAAATGGATGTAAGTAAGGAAAAGACTGAGAAGAAACAGCGTTTcagtaaattcaaatattttaataaaagag ATAAACACGATTCACAAGATGAACTTTCGTCTAGTCCCAAAGTCAACGAGAGAATAATTATTGGGCATGAAAAGTCACAAACACCTCGTTCAGAGGTTTCAGCTGCTCTGGCTAAGAAATATGAGGGGAAGTCCAGAGAA GAACTTATGCTTTTGGCCAACGGAATGGAACATGAAGCCCTCATACAGCGCCAACGAGTTAAAGAACTTGAGGATTATTTAGATAATTTATTGCTGAGGGTGATGgaaacccatccaaaaattttacaaaatcctTACTCACGCACTACATCAACCAAAAG TGGATAA